GGCTAGCCGCGGCAACCGCGACCCTCGGCGCATATTTTCGTGCGTTGTCGACCGGTATCGGTGAGCACATCGATCTTTCAGTGCAAGCCTTTATTGCTTCGTTCCTTGAGCAGGCGATTGTGTACTACGGTTATTTGGGGCGCATCGCTTCGCGGTTAGGGCAACGTTACATGTATCCGTGGGGCATGTATGAATGCCAAGATGGGCTCATCTTCATTGTTTGCCCAGAAGAGGATCAGTGGGAGCGTCTGGTTGAGCTGATGGGGACCCCGGAGTGGACGAGTTGGGATATCTTTTCCGGTCGAACCAATCGTATCAAGAATCAGGACGCACTCGGAGTCTACGTCGAGGAATGGACACGACAATGGAAGGTTGAAGATTTATTTCACGCGGCTCAGGCGCGGCGGCTGTGCTTTGCGCCAGTGTTGACAATGGCAGGTCTAGCGCGACAGGAGCAACTTCGTATTCGTAATTTCTTTGTGGAAGTTTCCCATCCTCGTGCAGGAACTCTGACGCACCTCGGGGCTCCGTACCAATTGCACGAACCGTGGTGGCAAATCCGACGGCCAGCACCGCTGCGTGGGCAACACAATGAGGAAATCAAGGCAGATCCAGAACCGGTCGGGGCAAGTCCGGGGCAGGTCAAATCAGGGTCTGCTGGATTTTTGACTTCGGACGCCGGACACCGGACGTTCCCACTTCCGTTAGACGGTGTACGTGTCGCTGATTTTTCCTGGGTGTGGGCTGGACCCTATTGTACGATGCACTTGGCGCATCTCGGTGCAGAAGTGATCAAGATTGAATCTGAAGCCCATCTTGACCTGATGCGACGATTACCGATCTCACCACGGGGAGTCAAACCTGGGTTTGATAGTTCTGGCCCTTTCAATCAATGGAATCAGGGGAAGAAAAGTATCCGTCTCAATTTGCGCAAAGACGAAGGCGTCGCATTGGCGAAAGAGATCATTCTGAAGAGCGACGTGGTCATTGATAATTTTGCGACAGGAGTGATGGACGAGCTTGGGTTAGGGTATGAAGAGCTGAAAAAGTTGAAGCCAGATGTAGTCGTCGCGTCGATTTCTGGCTACGGTCATACTGGCCCACTGCAAGACTACATGGGGTATGGTCCTGCCATCCCGCCCCTCACCGGTCTGTCGGCACTGACAGGATATCCGGGTGATACTCCGCGTGAACTCGGCGTCTCCATTGGTGATCCCAATGCTGGGATTACGGCTGCCGTATCTATTTGTGCCGCCCTTGCTGCACGCAAACGCACTGGCCAAGGGCAGTATATCGATATCGCGTTGTGGGGCTCTGCCGCTGTGTTGGCCGCAGAAGGCTGGATGGAATATGCCATGAACGGCAGAGAACCGCAGCGGCACGGAAACCGGGACACGTGGATGGCACCACACAATTGTTTTCGTTGTCTTGGCGAGGATGTGTGGGTGACGATCGCCTGCAGCACAGAAGAGGAATGGCGGGCATTGTGCCGTGTGATGGAACAAGAGCAGCTGATACACGATCCACGGTTCCTGACTGCACGAGAGCGGAAAACGCACGAAGACGAAGTGGAGCAGTTGATTACGGGCTGGACCTCACAACGTGATCGGTGGGAGATCACTCATAGTTTACAAGCTGCCGGGGTCGCTGCCTTTCCCTCGATGAGTAGCAAAGACCTGGTAGAAGATGCGCAATTGAATAGCCGTGGTTTTTTCGCGCGACTGTCACATCCGATCGTGGGGACGCAGACGCACGCAGGAATTCCGTGGGTGCTTGCCAATTCAGCGAATGGGGTACGCTCTCCTGCGCCGTTACTCGGGCAACATACAGACGAAGTCCTCCGCGACATCCTGGGCTATGGCGATGAAACGATCGCGCGCCTGAAGGCGCAACAGGTGTTGTACTAAACGCTTAGGTAGTCTTTTATGGCATTTCTCAACGGTGAGGAGCGTGTGTTTCTCCAAGCAGTAGCTAAACTCGGCTACTGCAACCCGTTCTTACCAGAGCGTATTACGTACGAACGTGAAGCATTGGGTGCCGACTTTGTCGAAGGTGAGGCCGTCTGGAGTCTTCGTGTCGATGACCCCCGCACGCCCCGAGCGAACAATACTGCTATTGCCGATCGGGTTGCGCTCTTGATGGAAAAACTGCGTGACCGCCTTGCGAAGGGCATAACAGCCGCAACGCAGGATCTCGGGCTCTATGAAGATGCGGCCCTGTTTCTTCTCTTCCATCGTACGCAGTCTCATTTTTATACGCTCATCACGCAAAGTCAGCAGCAGCGGTCGAACGCGAAACGGCTTGGGTTCTACTCGGAGTTTCTCCAGGATTGGGATCATTTTTTTTCGCTTCCCGATGTTCGCTTGCCGGTAGTGTACGATACGGCGCATCTCTTCGCCTGTTTCTTTCAAATCCGCCGGGCATTTCATCACATCATCGAATCAATCATTGGCAGTTCACTGGCTGCCGCTCGCCTGCGCGCTGCTGTATGGCAATCGATTTTTACCTACGATATGCGCCGCTACCGGCGGACGTTGTTCGACCGCATGGGTGACTTTACGACGTTGGTTCGTGGACCTTCTGGCACGGGGAAAGAGCTTGTTGCGCGTGCGATCGGGTTGTCTCGCTATGTTCCTTTCGATGCCAAAACGTTGACCTTTGCTGATGACTTCAGCGGCTCGTTTTACGCCATCAATCTGTCGGCTCTGCCTTCGACGTTGATTGAGTCGGAACTGTTTGGCCATCGTCGTGGCGCCTTCACCGGCGCCTTACAGGATCGCAAAGGGTGGCTAGAGGTGTGCCCTGCGCTTGGGACGGTGTTTCTTGATGAGATTGGTGATCTCGAAGCTACGATTCAGGTCAAATTGTTACGGGTACTGCAAACTCGGACCTTTCAACCGCTAGGGGAAACAAGCGATCGTCATTTCCGTGGCAAACTGATAGCGGCGACCAACCGCGACCTCTTGGTGGCCATGCAAGAGCGGCATTTTCGCGAAGATTTCTACTATCGCCTCTGTTCTGATGTGGTGACGACCCCTTCATTATATGAGCAACTGCAAGAATCCTCTGCAGGGCTGCGAGAGTTGCTCCTCTTCATTTGTCGCCGCATCGCTGGTGAGGAAGGGGAGGCGCTCGCACAGGAAGTGGAAACGTGGATTGTGCAAGAGTTGGGATCTCACTATGCTTGGCCTGGCAATATTCGCGAACTCGAACAGTGTGTGAGGAACGTACTGGTGCGCAAGGAGTGCCGACCAGTACCAGTGCAAAAGCAGGGGCTGACGGAGGAGGTGGTGAGAGCTTTTGAGGCTGGTACGCTGACCGCAGACGAGCTGCTCTGCCGCTAC
This genomic window from Deltaproteobacteria bacterium contains:
- a CDS encoding CoA transferase, which produces MYGLEGVKVLELGNMVSAAQATKLVADLGADVVKVEDPSGDTARLRGPFPGDVVDPEKSGLFLYLNSNKRGVTIDCSRQPDALLRLVRWADILIHNYSPRDMAKNGLVYETFREINPRLVMCSITPFGLTGPHKDYQACELTLAHAGGWAWLSPGALERPELPPLKAFGEQCGFQGGLAAATATLGAYFRALSTGIGEHIDLSVQAFIASFLEQAIVYYGYLGRIASRLGQRYMYPWGMYECQDGLIFIVCPEEDQWERLVELMGTPEWTSWDIFSGRTNRIKNQDALGVYVEEWTRQWKVEDLFHAAQARRLCFAPVLTMAGLARQEQLRIRNFFVEVSHPRAGTLTHLGAPYQLHEPWWQIRRPAPLRGQHNEEIKADPEPVGASPGQVKSGSAGFLTSDAGHRTFPLPLDGVRVADFSWVWAGPYCTMHLAHLGAEVIKIESEAHLDLMRRLPISPRGVKPGFDSSGPFNQWNQGKKSIRLNLRKDEGVALAKEIILKSDVVIDNFATGVMDELGLGYEELKKLKPDVVVASISGYGHTGPLQDYMGYGPAIPPLTGLSALTGYPGDTPRELGVSIGDPNAGITAAVSICAALAARKRTGQGQYIDIALWGSAAVLAAEGWMEYAMNGREPQRHGNRDTWMAPHNCFRCLGEDVWVTIACSTEEEWRALCRVMEQEQLIHDPRFLTARERKTHEDEVEQLITGWTSQRDRWEITHSLQAAGVAAFPSMSSKDLVEDAQLNSRGFFARLSHPIVGTQTHAGIPWVLANSANGVRSPAPLLGQHTDEVLRDILGYGDETIARLKAQQVLY
- a CDS encoding sigma-54-dependent Fis family transcriptional regulator, which translates into the protein MAFLNGEERVFLQAVAKLGYCNPFLPERITYEREALGADFVEGEAVWSLRVDDPRTPRANNTAIADRVALLMEKLRDRLAKGITAATQDLGLYEDAALFLLFHRTQSHFYTLITQSQQQRSNAKRLGFYSEFLQDWDHFFSLPDVRLPVVYDTAHLFACFFQIRRAFHHIIESIIGSSLAAARLRAAVWQSIFTYDMRRYRRTLFDRMGDFTTLVRGPSGTGKELVARAIGLSRYVPFDAKTLTFADDFSGSFYAINLSALPSTLIESELFGHRRGAFTGALQDRKGWLEVCPALGTVFLDEIGDLEATIQVKLLRVLQTRTFQPLGETSDRHFRGKLIAATNRDLLVAMQERHFREDFYYRLCSDVVTTPSLYEQLQESSAGLRELLLFICRRIAGEEGEALAQEVETWIVQELGSHYAWPGNIRELEQCVRNVLVRKECRPVPVQKQGLTEEVVRAFEAGTLTADELLCRYSTIIYAQTGSYEETARRLQLDRRTVKSKIDRDLLRQILAQRRVS